The Azospirillum baldaniorum genome contains a region encoding:
- a CDS encoding YkgJ family cysteine cluster protein: MLSEDGVPDCESCGACCAYSWEWPTFIGDWDGDGIMEHLKEDGRMRCNGNRCAALMGTLGESVFCSVYEHRPLVCREFTAGSDACHTVRSQLGLRD, translated from the coding sequence ATGCTGAGCGAGGATGGCGTACCGGATTGCGAAAGCTGCGGGGCCTGTTGCGCCTATTCCTGGGAGTGGCCAACCTTCATCGGCGATTGGGATGGCGACGGCATCATGGAGCACCTGAAGGAGGACGGACGCATGCGGTGCAACGGCAATCGCTGTGCGGCGCTGATGGGGACCCTCGGCGAGTCCGTCTTTTGCAGCGTCTATGAGCATCGTCCCCTGGTGTGCCGTGAATTCACGGCGGGGAGCGACGCCTGCCACACCGTCAGGTCCCAGTTGGGATTGCGAGATTGA
- a CDS encoding SDR family oxidoreductase — translation MVEIKRKSALVTGAGKRIGRAIALDLAARGWRVGVHFGHSRSEADAVVTQIVGQGGVAVALQADLERELDVQALVPEAVERLGPLSLLVNNASRFERDEVQDVTRESWDRHMEANLRAPFVLSQRFAAQVPKDYEGLIVNVIDQRVWNLTPHFISYTLSKAGLWTLTQTLAMALAPLIRVNAIGPGPTLKNVRQTEEEFAAQRDATPLKRGPSPEEICAALRFLIDAPSVTGQMVALDGGEHLGWAQPSLGFVPTE, via the coding sequence ATGGTGGAGATCAAGAGGAAATCGGCCCTGGTCACCGGGGCGGGAAAGCGGATCGGACGCGCCATCGCGCTCGATCTCGCGGCGCGTGGCTGGCGCGTGGGCGTGCATTTCGGGCATTCCCGCAGCGAGGCCGACGCGGTGGTGACGCAGATCGTCGGGCAGGGCGGCGTCGCCGTCGCGCTTCAGGCCGATCTGGAGCGCGAACTGGATGTTCAGGCGCTGGTGCCCGAGGCGGTTGAACGGCTGGGTCCACTGTCGCTTCTGGTCAACAACGCTTCCCGTTTCGAACGGGATGAGGTGCAGGACGTGACCCGGGAGTCCTGGGACCGGCATATGGAGGCGAATCTTCGTGCTCCCTTTGTGCTGAGCCAGAGGTTCGCGGCGCAGGTGCCGAAGGATTACGAGGGGCTGATCGTCAACGTGATCGATCAGCGGGTGTGGAACCTCACCCCGCATTTCATCTCCTACACCCTGTCGAAGGCCGGGTTGTGGACGCTGACGCAGACCCTGGCCATGGCGCTCGCCCCGCTCATTCGTGTCAACGCGATCGGACCGGGGCCGACGTTGAAGAACGTTCGGCAGACGGAGGAAGAGTTCGCTGCGCAGCGTGACGCGACCCCGCTCAAGCGTGGCCCTTCCCCCGAGGAGATCTGCGCAGCTTTGCGCTTCCTGATCGATGCGCCGTCGGTCACCGGGCAAATGGTCGCGCTCGACGGTGGCGAGCATTTGGGATGGGCGCAGCCGTCCTTGGGATTCGTGCCAACGGAATAG
- the uvrC gene encoding excinuclease ABC subunit UvrC: MADTADTPTDLILPDTDDDMAADAPGVDADGADAQGAAAATSRPRRRPADLARGAEVIRDHLKTLPQTPGVYRMLAGDGAVLYVGKAKNLKRRVFNYTQVNRLPVRLQRMVSETETMEFVTTHTEVEALLLESNLIKRLMPRYNVLLRDDKTFPHIMITKDHDYPQLTKHRGARSRDADYFGPFASAGAVNRTITALQRAFLLRNCADTVFAARTRPCLQYQIKRCTAPCVERVSPAEYQAQVDQARAFLSGKSRDIQTEFVAKMTEAAENLDYETAARYRDRIRALTAVQAHQDINVEGVVEDADVIAAYAEGGMTCVQVFFFRGGRNYGNRAYFPSHDKSAETPEVLAAFIAQFYENKAAPGLVLVNHDLPEQELLTEALALRAGHRVELAAPKRGDKRRIVEHALTNAREAHGRRLAESSSQARLLDGVATVFGLDGPPQRIEVYDNSHVQGAHAIGAMIVAGPEGFIKNAYRKFNIKTEGAAGDDFAMMREVMARRFGRAIKEDPERTQGTWPDLVLIDGGIGQLNMALGVLADLGIDDVTLVGIAKGPDRDAGRERFFMPDRAPFQLEMRDPVLYFLQRLRDEAHRFAIGTHRAKRTKALGKSMIDEIPGIGPGRKKALLHHFGSAVAVSRAGLADLESVEGISKTVAKKIYDHFHSDG, from the coding sequence ATGGCCGACACCGCAGACACCCCCACGGACCTCATCCTTCCGGACACGGACGACGATATGGCCGCCGACGCTCCAGGCGTGGATGCCGACGGCGCGGATGCCCAAGGCGCCGCGGCCGCCACGTCGCGACCACGCCGGCGTCCCGCCGATCTCGCCCGGGGGGCCGAGGTGATCCGTGATCATCTGAAGACCCTGCCGCAGACGCCCGGGGTCTACCGCATGCTGGCGGGCGACGGGGCCGTGCTCTATGTCGGCAAGGCCAAGAACCTGAAGCGGCGGGTGTTCAATTACACCCAGGTCAACCGCCTGCCCGTGCGGCTGCAGCGCATGGTGTCGGAGACGGAGACCATGGAGTTCGTCACGACCCACACCGAGGTCGAGGCGCTGCTCCTCGAATCGAACCTGATCAAGCGGCTGATGCCGCGCTACAACGTGCTGCTGCGGGACGACAAGACCTTCCCGCACATCATGATCACCAAGGACCATGATTATCCGCAGCTGACCAAGCACCGGGGCGCCCGCTCGCGCGATGCCGACTATTTCGGTCCCTTCGCCTCGGCGGGGGCGGTCAACCGGACGATCACCGCGCTCCAGCGCGCCTTCCTGCTGCGCAACTGCGCCGACACGGTCTTCGCCGCGCGCACCCGGCCCTGCCTGCAATACCAGATCAAGCGCTGCACCGCGCCCTGCGTGGAGCGGGTCAGCCCGGCGGAGTACCAGGCGCAGGTCGATCAGGCGCGCGCCTTCCTGTCCGGCAAAAGCCGGGACATCCAAACGGAGTTCGTCGCCAAGATGACCGAGGCGGCGGAGAATCTCGACTACGAGACCGCCGCCCGCTACCGCGACCGTATCCGCGCGCTGACCGCGGTGCAGGCGCACCAGGACATCAACGTCGAAGGGGTGGTCGAGGACGCCGACGTGATCGCCGCCTACGCGGAGGGCGGAATGACCTGCGTGCAGGTGTTCTTCTTCCGCGGCGGGCGCAACTACGGCAACCGCGCCTATTTCCCCAGCCACGACAAGAGTGCCGAGACTCCGGAGGTGCTGGCCGCCTTCATCGCGCAGTTCTACGAGAACAAGGCGGCCCCCGGCCTCGTCCTGGTCAACCACGACCTGCCGGAGCAGGAACTGCTGACCGAGGCCCTGGCGCTGCGCGCCGGCCACCGGGTGGAACTGGCCGCGCCCAAGCGGGGCGACAAGCGGCGCATCGTCGAGCACGCCCTGACCAACGCGCGGGAGGCCCATGGGCGGCGGTTGGCCGAAAGTTCGTCGCAGGCGCGGCTGCTCGACGGGGTGGCGACGGTCTTCGGGCTGGACGGCCCGCCGCAGCGCATCGAGGTCTACGACAACTCCCACGTCCAGGGCGCCCACGCCATCGGCGCCATGATCGTCGCCGGGCCGGAGGGCTTCATCAAGAACGCCTACCGCAAGTTCAACATCAAGACCGAGGGCGCCGCCGGCGACGACTTCGCGATGATGCGCGAGGTCATGGCCCGCCGCTTCGGCCGGGCGATCAAGGAGGACCCGGAACGGACGCAGGGCACCTGGCCCGATCTGGTGCTGATCGACGGCGGCATCGGGCAGCTCAACATGGCGCTGGGCGTGCTGGCCGATCTGGGGATCGACGACGTGACGCTGGTCGGCATCGCCAAGGGGCCGGACCGCGACGCCGGGCGGGAGCGCTTCTTCATGCCGGACCGCGCGCCGTTCCAGTTGGAAATGCGCGATCCCGTGCTCTATTTCCTGCAACGGCTGCGGGACGAGGCGCACCGCTTCGCCATCGGCACCCATCGGGCGAAGCGCACCAAGGCATTGGGGAAATCGATGATCGATGAGATTCCCGGGATTGGACCCGGCCGGAAGAAGGCCCTGCTTCACCATTTCGGGAGCGCCGTCGCCGTCTCCCGCGCCGGACTGGCGGATTTGGAGTCGGTCGAAGGGATCAGCAAGACGGTGGCGAAAAAGATATACGATCATTTCCATTCAGACGGTTAG
- the pgsA gene encoding CDP-diacylglycerol--glycerol-3-phosphate 3-phosphatidyltransferase, which produces MLTSLPNLLTLSRIAVIPVVVGLFYVPEAWAAYTACALFAAACITDWFDGYLARAWEQESVIGKFLDPIADKLLVAATLIMLVAFARLSGLSVLAAVVILLREVLVSGLREYLAGLNVGVPVTWMAKWKTTIQMVAIGFLIVGDYGPVHIPVTLIGTLGLWVAAILTFVTGWDYMRAGLKHMMAHQPAKPRKGAPGNPARTPG; this is translated from the coding sequence ATGCTGACCAGCCTGCCGAACCTGCTCACCCTGTCGCGCATCGCGGTGATCCCCGTCGTGGTCGGGTTGTTCTACGTGCCGGAGGCGTGGGCCGCCTACACGGCCTGCGCCCTGTTCGCCGCGGCCTGCATCACCGACTGGTTCGACGGCTATCTGGCCCGCGCCTGGGAGCAGGAAAGCGTCATCGGCAAGTTCCTCGACCCCATCGCGGACAAGCTGCTGGTCGCCGCGACGCTGATCATGCTGGTCGCCTTCGCCCGGCTGTCCGGGCTGTCGGTGCTGGCCGCCGTGGTCATCCTGCTGCGCGAGGTCCTGGTGTCCGGCCTGCGGGAGTATCTGGCCGGGCTGAACGTCGGGGTGCCGGTCACCTGGATGGCCAAGTGGAAGACGACGATCCAGATGGTGGCGATCGGCTTCCTGATCGTCGGCGATTACGGTCCGGTCCACATCCCGGTCACGCTGATCGGCACGCTGGGCCTGTGGGTGGCGGCGATCCTCACCTTCGTCACCGGCTGGGATTACATGCGCGCCGGGCTGAAGCACATGATGGCCCACCAGCCGGCCAAGCCCCGGAAGGGCGCCCCGGGCAATCCGGCCCGCACGCCGGGCTGA
- the mobB gene encoding molybdopterin-guanine dinucleotide biosynthesis protein B: protein MKMFGLTGWSGSGKTTLIVRLIPALIRRGLTVSTMKHAHKGFDIDHPGKDSHNHREAGATEVLVSSPRRWALMHEIRNDEPELSLAELLPKLSPVDLLLIEGFKREPHEKIEVWRASVGKSLIARDDPSIVAIASDGPVPDAGVPVFDLNDEEAIASFIIERCALDRCRATGQAV from the coding sequence ATGAAGATGTTCGGCCTGACGGGGTGGAGCGGCAGCGGCAAGACGACGCTGATCGTTCGCCTGATCCCGGCGCTGATCCGGCGTGGCCTGACCGTTTCGACCATGAAGCACGCGCACAAGGGCTTCGACATCGATCACCCCGGCAAGGACAGCCACAACCATCGCGAGGCCGGCGCCACCGAGGTCCTGGTCAGCTCGCCCCGCCGCTGGGCGCTGATGCACGAGATCCGCAACGACGAGCCGGAACTGTCCCTGGCGGAACTGCTGCCGAAGTTGTCGCCGGTCGACCTGCTGCTGATCGAAGGCTTCAAGCGCGAGCCGCACGAGAAGATCGAGGTGTGGCGCGCCTCGGTGGGCAAGTCGCTGATCGCGCGCGACGATCCGAGCATCGTCGCGATCGCCAGCGACGGGCCGGTGCCGGACGCCGGGGTGCCCGTCTTCGACCTGAACGACGAGGAGGCCATCGCGTCCTTCATCATTGAGCGTTGCGCGCTCGACCGGTGCAGGGCAACGGGGCAGGCTGTCTGA
- the moaD gene encoding molybdopterin converting factor subunit 1 → MKILYFAWLRTKIGVATETVDLPAEVRDVGALVEWLKTRSPKHADALANSTVVKVAVNQEHVPYDHPVGPGDEVALFPPVTGG, encoded by the coding sequence ATGAAGATCCTCTATTTCGCCTGGCTGCGCACCAAGATCGGCGTGGCGACCGAGACGGTGGACTTGCCGGCGGAGGTCCGGGACGTCGGCGCCCTGGTGGAGTGGCTGAAGACCCGCAGCCCGAAGCACGCCGACGCGCTCGCCAACAGCACGGTGGTCAAGGTCGCGGTGAACCAGGAGCATGTGCCCTATGACCACCCGGTCGGCCCCGGCGACGAGGTGGCCCTGTTCCCGCCGGTGACCGGCGGTTGA
- a CDS encoding molybdenum cofactor biosynthesis protein MoaE, translating to MTVKVQSEDFDVGAELAAMTGGKTGIGGVTLFVGLVRDMAGGESVSAMTLEHYPGMTERQLEAIEAEARARWPLDDALIIHRYGRLEPGDRIVLVATASAHREAAFESCHFLIDWLKTKAPFWKMEATPEGERWVEAKESDDTAAARWTKPA from the coding sequence GTGACGGTGAAGGTGCAGAGCGAGGATTTCGACGTCGGGGCGGAGCTGGCCGCGATGACCGGCGGCAAGACCGGCATCGGCGGGGTGACCCTGTTCGTCGGGCTGGTGCGCGACATGGCCGGCGGCGAGTCCGTCAGCGCCATGACGCTGGAGCATTATCCCGGCATGACCGAGCGGCAGTTGGAGGCGATCGAGGCGGAAGCGCGGGCGCGTTGGCCGCTGGACGACGCGCTGATCATCCACCGTTACGGGCGGCTGGAACCGGGCGACCGGATCGTGCTGGTCGCCACCGCCAGCGCCCACCGCGAGGCGGCCTTTGAAAGCTGCCACTTTCTGATCGACTGGCTGAAGACCAAGGCGCCCTTCTGGAAGATGGAGGCCACCCCGGAGGGCGAGCGCTGGGTGGAGGCCAAGGAATCCGACGACACGGCGGCGGCCCGCTGGACGAAACCGGCGTGA
- a CDS encoding LysE family translocator, whose amino-acid sequence MNWQTLGFFFATAFVLSMTPGPNMLLAMSLGLRYGVRRAAWGGLGMCVALTTMATLSVLGLGALLAASEPAFQAVKWAGVAYLTWLGIAAWRAPVPDGSPRVSGAAAAEEAPAHRLFLRGLLVAFSNPKALVFMAALFPQFIDPATPLMPQLVALVAIMVVIEFGWIMAYATGGNSIGARLTSGSAARTLNRLTGGLMIGAGGLLALARRL is encoded by the coding sequence ATGAACTGGCAGACCCTCGGATTCTTCTTCGCGACGGCCTTCGTGCTGTCGATGACTCCCGGCCCCAACATGCTGCTGGCGATGAGCCTCGGCCTGCGCTACGGCGTCCGCCGCGCGGCCTGGGGCGGGCTCGGCATGTGCGTGGCGCTGACGACGATGGCCACCCTCTCGGTGCTCGGCCTCGGCGCCCTGCTGGCGGCGTCGGAGCCGGCCTTCCAGGCGGTGAAGTGGGCGGGCGTGGCCTATCTGACCTGGCTCGGCATCGCCGCGTGGCGGGCGCCGGTTCCGGACGGCTCGCCGCGCGTCAGCGGTGCCGCGGCGGCGGAGGAAGCCCCGGCCCATCGCCTGTTCCTGCGTGGGCTGCTGGTCGCCTTCAGCAACCCGAAGGCTCTGGTCTTCATGGCCGCCCTGTTCCCGCAGTTCATCGATCCGGCGACCCCGCTGATGCCGCAGTTGGTGGCGCTGGTGGCGATCATGGTGGTGATCGAGTTCGGTTGGATCATGGCCTATGCCACCGGGGGCAACAGCATCGGCGCCCGGCTGACCAGCGGGTCCGCGGCTCGCACCCTCAACCGCCTGACCGGCGGTTTGATGATCGGCGCCGGCGGGCTGCTGGCGCTCGCCCGCCGCCTGTGA
- a CDS encoding alpha/beta hydrolase — MRRTVGQALLGLVVALAMLGTAQTAAAQIHLNPAYGDGTLLGPTMARGAVVWSHGRSVEVEDSNAPTPLYMKTMKDAGWDVFRLDRMRVSDTLPNSSRALAGYADQLKDRGYRKVVLTGQSFGAFISLMAAGQSDRVDAVVGTAPAAFGNFSDSYDSFRDNAAQLWPILRGVHSARVMLFFFHGDDFDPGGRGESARGILSSRGLDHIVVDQPALLTGHGAATTGMFVRRFGSCILRFAEAPPRRGDPSCDESWGRTPSAELMRAAAPEPRTGSGTSSPAGTGARSFLGVWYGAYINGREIALAVDRVEGDAVYADYVLGPGMEADQPMERAQRKGRIENDELVFDEKGRNVLRYSVRSDGRLSATWLDRSGKGRLETTLRRMD; from the coding sequence ATGAGGCGGACAGTCGGACAGGCGCTGCTCGGATTGGTGGTGGCGTTGGCAATGCTCGGTACGGCGCAGACGGCGGCGGCCCAGATTCACCTGAACCCGGCCTATGGCGACGGCACCCTGCTCGGTCCGACCATGGCCCGCGGCGCGGTGGTGTGGAGCCACGGCCGGTCCGTGGAGGTGGAGGATTCGAACGCCCCCACGCCGCTCTACATGAAGACCATGAAGGACGCCGGGTGGGACGTGTTCCGTCTGGACCGCATGCGGGTCAGCGACACGCTGCCGAACAGTTCCCGCGCGCTGGCGGGCTACGCCGATCAATTGAAGGACCGTGGCTATCGCAAGGTCGTGCTGACCGGCCAGTCTTTCGGCGCTTTCATCTCGCTGATGGCCGCCGGGCAGAGCGACCGGGTGGACGCCGTCGTCGGCACCGCCCCCGCGGCCTTTGGAAACTTCTCCGACTCCTACGACAGCTTCCGCGACAACGCCGCGCAGCTCTGGCCGATTCTGCGCGGCGTCCACAGCGCGCGGGTGATGCTGTTCTTCTTCCATGGTGACGATTTCGACCCCGGCGGGCGCGGGGAGTCGGCGCGCGGCATCCTGTCCTCGCGCGGACTGGACCACATCGTGGTCGATCAGCCGGCCCTGCTGACCGGCCACGGGGCCGCGACGACCGGCATGTTCGTCCGGCGCTTCGGATCCTGCATCCTGCGCTTCGCGGAAGCGCCGCCGCGCCGGGGCGACCCGTCCTGCGACGAATCCTGGGGCCGCACGCCGAGCGCGGAGCTGATGCGGGCCGCAGCGCCGGAGCCGCGCACCGGCAGCGGCACTTCCTCTCCGGCGGGCACCGGCGCACGCTCCTTCCTTGGCGTCTGGTACGGCGCCTACATCAACGGACGGGAGATCGCGCTGGCGGTGGACCGGGTCGAAGGCGACGCCGTCTACGCCGACTATGTGCTGGGGCCGGGCATGGAGGCCGATCAGCCGATGGAGCGCGCCCAGCGCAAGGGCCGCATCGAGAACGACGAGCTGGTGTTCGACGAGAAGGGGCGCAACGTGCTGCGCTACAGCGTCCGGTCGGACGGGCGCCTGTCCGCCACGTGGCTGGACCGCTCCGGCAAGGGCCGTCTGGAGACGACCCTCCGCCGGATGGACTGA
- a CDS encoding GNAT family N-acetyltransferase produces the protein MDAATASQDVISLPVTIRPACRTDLPDLEWFGLHTPHREILATAFRAQERGSGALLVAEVNGFPAAQICIDFQRKRHLRRATLWALRVFQPFRNRGIATRLMAAAEGTALDHGYSEAELGVDRDNAGVLAFYERLGYELRGTERGRYSYRTPAGELVQVPIDQWIMRKPLFRQAAWQTGAGFAPVIPPPAL, from the coding sequence ATGGACGCCGCCACCGCGTCGCAGGATGTGATCAGCCTGCCCGTCACAATTCGCCCGGCCTGCCGGACCGACCTGCCGGATCTCGAATGGTTCGGGCTGCACACGCCCCACCGGGAAATCCTGGCCACGGCTTTCCGGGCTCAGGAGCGTGGAAGCGGTGCTCTTTTGGTGGCGGAGGTCAACGGCTTTCCCGCCGCTCAGATCTGCATCGACTTCCAGCGCAAGCGGCATCTGCGCCGTGCCACGCTGTGGGCGTTGCGGGTGTTCCAACCCTTCCGCAACCGGGGCATCGCCACGCGGCTGATGGCCGCCGCCGAGGGCACCGCGCTCGACCATGGCTATTCGGAAGCGGAACTGGGCGTGGACCGGGACAACGCCGGGGTCCTCGCCTTCTATGAGCGGCTGGGCTACGAGCTGCGGGGCACCGAACGCGGGCGCTATTCCTACCGCACCCCGGCCGGCGAACTGGTCCAGGTGCCCATCGATCAATGGATCATGCGCAAGCCGCTGTTCCGGCAGGCGGCTTGGCAGACCGGGGCCGGCTTCGCGCCGGTCATTCCGCCGCCAGCGCTATGA
- a CDS encoding globin-coupled sensor protein — protein sequence MSHSAQTQSILDRISFLRIDEPTKAVLREFQPHLAQRIDQILEDFYAYLRSVPQVAVLLANPTVVGRARDMQKQHWLKNVFTGTFDDAYMVQVLKIGQAHQRIGLEPRWYTGAYCFTLNKLIDLAYQVYRKKPEKLAQLMQAINKAVFLDMDLATSVYVDLNTAAIISRELGTTADSFEREVKSVVQAVASAAQQLQGTAQNMTRTAEETSAQSTQVAAAAEEASVNIQTVAAAAEELTASIGEISHQVTQSAAIAGEAMSQAERTNTTVQGLADAASRIGQVVKLIHDIASQTNLLALNATIEAARAGEAGKGFAVVASEVKSLANQTAKATEEINSQIGAVQGATQDAVLAIRSISTTIARINDISTSIASAMEEQGAATTEIARNVQQASIGTREVSETIVRVNSSASDTGSEARSVLSATNELSIQSNNLRAEVDRFLARVRAG from the coding sequence ATGTCGCATTCTGCCCAGACACAATCCATCCTCGACCGAATCTCCTTCTTGCGAATCGACGAACCCACGAAGGCCGTCCTTCGGGAATTCCAACCCCACCTCGCTCAACGCATCGATCAGATCCTCGAGGATTTCTACGCCTACCTGCGCTCGGTCCCGCAGGTCGCGGTGCTGCTCGCCAATCCCACGGTGGTCGGCCGGGCACGCGACATGCAGAAGCAGCATTGGCTGAAGAACGTCTTCACCGGCACCTTCGACGATGCCTACATGGTGCAGGTGCTGAAAATCGGGCAGGCTCACCAGCGCATCGGCCTGGAGCCGCGCTGGTACACGGGCGCCTACTGCTTCACGCTGAACAAACTCATCGATCTCGCCTATCAAGTCTACCGCAAGAAACCGGAGAAGCTCGCCCAGCTGATGCAGGCGATCAACAAGGCGGTCTTCCTGGACATGGATCTGGCGACCTCCGTCTATGTCGATCTGAACACCGCTGCGATCATTTCACGCGAGCTGGGAACCACCGCCGACTCCTTCGAACGCGAGGTGAAGAGCGTGGTCCAGGCCGTGGCTTCCGCCGCGCAGCAGCTCCAGGGCACCGCCCAGAACATGACCCGCACCGCCGAGGAGACCAGCGCGCAGTCCACCCAGGTGGCGGCAGCGGCGGAGGAGGCCTCCGTCAACATTCAGACGGTTGCGGCGGCTGCAGAGGAGCTGACCGCCTCCATCGGCGAGATCAGCCATCAGGTGACCCAGTCGGCGGCCATCGCCGGCGAGGCCATGTCGCAGGCGGAGCGCACCAACACCACCGTGCAGGGGTTGGCCGACGCCGCCAGCCGCATCGGCCAGGTGGTGAAGCTGATCCACGACATCGCGAGCCAGACCAACCTCCTCGCGCTGAACGCCACCATCGAGGCGGCCCGCGCCGGTGAGGCCGGCAAAGGCTTTGCGGTTGTGGCGTCGGAGGTGAAGAGTCTCGCCAACCAGACCGCCAAGGCGACGGAGGAGATCAACTCCCAAATCGGCGCGGTTCAGGGTGCGACCCAGGACGCGGTGCTCGCCATCCGCTCGATTTCCACGACCATCGCGCGGATCAACGACATCTCCACCTCCATCGCGTCGGCCATGGAAGAACAGGGCGCCGCCACCACCGAGATCGCCCGCAACGTTCAGCAGGCGTCGATCGGCACCCGCGAGGTCAGCGAAACCATCGTGCGCGTCAATTCCTCGGCGTCGGACACCGGGTCGGAGGCGCGCAGCGTCCTGTCGGCGACGAACGAGCTGTCCATTCAATCGAACAATCTGAGGGCCGAAGTCGACCGTTTCCTGGCGCGGGTCCGGGCTGGCTGA
- the rpoH gene encoding RNA polymerase sigma factor RpoH: MLKKLLTGENASLTRYVEESKRFPILAPDEERELAVAWRDRGNGHALERLVGSHLRLVIKIARGFGGYGLPLVDLVAEGNVGLMQAAQKFDPGRGFRFATYATWWIRAAIQEYILHSWSLVKMGTTAAQKKLFFNLRRLKSQMQELEQGDLSPSTVTAIATELDVPEQEVIEMNRRLSSNDSSLDAALSSDGETNWLELLADDRPTQESVIAEADELALRRRLVGQALERLDDRERRILFERRLKEDPSTLESLSQQFCVSRERVRQIEVRAFEKLQKAVLSAAQALRRAPAHMAA; this comes from the coding sequence GTGCTCAAGAAACTCCTGACTGGTGAAAACGCCAGCCTGACCCGTTATGTCGAGGAGTCGAAGCGGTTCCCCATCCTGGCCCCCGACGAAGAGCGCGAGCTGGCCGTCGCCTGGCGCGACCGCGGGAACGGCCATGCGCTGGAGCGTCTGGTGGGCAGCCACCTGCGGCTGGTCATCAAGATCGCCCGCGGCTTCGGCGGCTACGGGCTGCCGCTGGTCGACCTCGTCGCCGAAGGCAATGTGGGCCTGATGCAGGCCGCTCAGAAATTCGATCCGGGACGCGGTTTCCGTTTCGCGACCTACGCCACCTGGTGGATCCGCGCGGCCATACAGGAATACATCCTGCACAGCTGGTCCCTGGTGAAGATGGGCACGACCGCCGCGCAGAAGAAGCTGTTCTTCAACCTGCGCCGCCTGAAGAGCCAGATGCAGGAGCTGGAACAGGGCGACCTGTCCCCCTCCACCGTCACCGCCATCGCGACCGAGCTGGATGTGCCGGAGCAGGAGGTGATCGAGATGAACCGCCGGCTGTCGTCCAACGACAGCTCGCTCGACGCCGCCCTGTCCAGTGATGGCGAAACCAATTGGCTGGAGCTTCTGGCCGACGATCGTCCGACCCAGGAAAGCGTGATCGCCGAAGCCGACGAACTGGCGCTGCGCCGCCGGCTGGTTGGACAGGCCCTGGAGCGTCTGGACGACCGTGAACGCCGCATCCTGTTCGAGCGGCGCCTGAAGGAGGACCCGTCCACCCTGGAGTCGTTGAGCCAGCAGTTCTGTGTATCGCGCGAGCGGGTGCGCCAGATCGAGGTCCGGGCCTTTGAAAAACTGCAGAAGGCTGTCCTCAGCGCCGCCCAGGCTCTGCGCCGCGCCCCGGCCCATATGGCAGCCTGA
- a CDS encoding GNAT family N-acetyltransferase, which yields MNIRSSRLDDLERIQAIYAHHVLTGAASFEEVPPSLEELARRRDDVLARGMPYIVAEMGGRVIGYAYAGPYRLRTAYRYSVEDSIYLDPDCMGRGAGRALLSTVIDRCEEAGCRQMIAVIGDSANASSIGLHRSLGFEPAGLLKAVGFKFGRWVDSVLMQRPLGNGEASPPDGH from the coding sequence ATGAACATTCGCAGCAGCCGACTGGACGATCTGGAGCGCATCCAGGCGATCTACGCTCATCATGTCCTGACCGGTGCGGCCAGCTTCGAGGAAGTCCCACCCAGCCTGGAAGAGCTTGCCCGTCGGCGGGACGACGTGCTGGCCCGGGGTATGCCCTATATCGTTGCGGAGATGGGCGGGAGGGTCATAGGCTATGCCTATGCCGGTCCCTACCGGCTGCGCACCGCCTACCGTTACAGCGTCGAGGATTCGATTTATCTCGATCCGGACTGCATGGGGCGCGGTGCCGGCCGGGCTTTGCTCTCGACGGTGATCGACCGCTGTGAGGAGGCTGGGTGCCGCCAGATGATCGCGGTGATCGGCGACAGCGCAAACGCGTCGTCCATCGGTCTGCACCGTAGCCTGGGCTTCGAGCCGGCGGGCCTGCTGAAGGCGGTGGGGTTCAAGTTCGGGCGCTGGGTGGACAGCGTCCTGATGCAGCGCCCGCTCGGCAACGGGGAGGCGTCACCGCCTGACGGGCATTGA
- a CDS encoding MucR family transcriptional regulator codes for MTIEASELQALTAKVVAAYVGNNTVPVADLPALILNVQTAFNGLGEEKSAPAKAELVPVVPIKKSVTPEYIICLEDGKKLKMLKRHLKTVYDMSPDDYRAKWGLPAEYPMVAPNYAKARSEMATKLGLGRKRVVQD; via the coding sequence ATGACCATCGAAGCATCGGAATTGCAGGCCCTGACCGCCAAGGTCGTTGCGGCCTATGTCGGTAACAACACGGTGCCGGTCGCCGACCTGCCGGCGCTCATCCTCAACGTTCAGACGGCCTTCAACGGCCTCGGCGAAGAGAAATCCGCGCCGGCCAAGGCCGAGCTGGTCCCCGTGGTGCCGATCAAGAAGTCGGTGACGCCGGAATACATCATCTGCCTGGAAGACGGGAAAAAGCTGAAGATGCTGAAGCGGCATCTGAAGACCGTCTACGACATGTCCCCGGACGATTACCGCGCCAAGTGGGGCCTGCCGGCGGAGTATCCGATGGTCGCCCCGAACTACGCGAAGGCCCGGTCGGAGATGGCCACAAAGCTCGGTCTGGGCCGCAAGCGGGTGGTCCAGGACTGA